AGCCAGTAATTGGGCCAATTCCTGCTCCGGCGTTAGTTTCTCCGGCGTCGTTGCCGGCGGTTTGCCGGGGCCTGCGACCTCGATAGGTGTAAATCTCGTCATCCAAACGTTGCCAGCCAAAGCCACGATCGCCAGTCCTGCAAACGCCCATCCCAACCAACTCCAAGAGCGTTTTGGTTCGAATGTGAGAACCTTCTGATACTCGGGCTCAGCGCTCGGTGCTGCGTCCGCGACATTTGCAGCAAAATACTGGTCCGCCGATGCGATAATGTTCGCATACAGGTGCTGCGGTAAGGGCTCATCAGTGTTTAGATCGACAAGACTTACCGCTGCCGCCGCCATATCAAACGAATCGTCGGAATTGATGCCCGCTTCCGCAAGCATCGATTCAAGCGACCGCATTTCGGCCGCATCCAATCCAAAAAGAGCTTTTTCCGTAAGGATGTCGATCAATGATTCTTGTACGTCTTTGTTCATACCGACACCCCCTTTAAGCGTTCCGCATTACCTAATCCCAAATTCTCCCTGACCTGCATTAATCCACGTCGAGCGTGGGTCTTGACAGTACCTATCGGCATACCGGTGGCATCAGATATTTCCTGATGCGACATTCCCTGAATGATCGAAAGACGTAAAACCTGCTGCTGTTCGGGCCTCAGCTTACGCATAGCCTCGGCAGCTTCATTAGCTTCTACGCTCATCTGCATATCCTTATCAGACCGGTTAAACGGTTCGAGCAGGACATCGTCCAATGAATCCGCCGAGATCCGTCTAGTCGCGTATCTGATACGATCGATTATTCGACGGCGGGCGATCATTGCGATAAACGTCGTTTCCGACGCCTGAGCTTCGTCAAAACGACCGGCGTTTTTCCAGATGTCGACAAAGATCTCCTGTACGGCATCTTCGGCATCATCCGAATTACGCAACATTTTTCTTGCGATCGACCAAACCAATCCGCCATATTTTGTCAGGCATTCCTGAACGGCGGCACGGTCACCCGATGCTATGCGATGTAGTATTGCTTGAGTCACTTTATATTCGCCAAAAGCGGTTATTAATACCCTAAGCTACATCATTTACACTTCAAATGCCAAGTCGAAACATATACACAATTTCGACGCTCATAAATAGTTTTCGATACGCTTCGAAATTTAGATTCAGGCATTTAGCTATGCTGTTGATTTAGGCTGTAGGTAACGGGAAATCAGGTAGAGAATAAACAAAGTGAAGCTGGTCGCCGCCGATAAGAGACAAAATTGACAAAATGCACCGATCACAATGCCTTGGATATAAATGAGCCAAACTGAAAAGATGGCCATTATCGTTG
This is a stretch of genomic DNA from Chloracidobacterium sp.. It encodes these proteins:
- a CDS encoding sigma-70 family RNA polymerase sigma factor; this translates as MTQAILHRIASGDRAAVQECLTKYGGLVWSIARKMLRNSDDAEDAVQEIFVDIWKNAGRFDEAQASETTFIAMIARRRIIDRIRYATRRISADSLDDVLLEPFNRSDKDMQMSVEANEAAEAMRKLRPEQQQVLRLSIIQGMSHQEISDATGMPIGTVKTHARRGLMQVRENLGLGNAERLKGVSV
- a CDS encoding anti-sigma factor, whose product is MNKDVQESLIDILTEKALFGLDAAEMRSLESMLAEAGINSDDSFDMAAAAVSLVDLNTDEPLPQHLYANIIASADQYFAANVADAAPSAEPEYQKVLTFEPKRSWSWLGWAFAGLAIVALAGNVWMTRFTPIEVAGPGKPPATTPEKLTPEQELAQLLASQASLTKASWGAGNMKDLKDIGGDVVWSDEKQTGYMRLRGLPVNDKSKETYQLWIFDKTQDKATPIDGGTFDVDKSGEVVIPIDAKLKALGPELFAITIEKPGGVVVSKREKIAALAKVEPQSKSTT